In Candidatus Epulonipiscium viviparus, one DNA window encodes the following:
- a CDS encoding amino acid ABC transporter permease, protein MSISVMISQLLSGMAVSIQIFFATLLFAMPLGLVIYFGRVSSNPIIQSITRLYISLMRGTPLVLQLLVIYFGPYYLFGISISPSYKMVAVIIGFSINYAAYFAEIYRGGIASIDKGQYEAAMALGYNKWQTFFLIILPQVFKVILPSITNEVITLIKDTTLAFVLAVAEIFTIAKQIASAQTTMLPFVIAGIFYFVFNFIVQTFMEKLEMRLSYYD, encoded by the coding sequence ATGAGTATTTCAGTTATGATTAGTCAGCTTTTATCTGGAATGGCAGTGTCAATTCAAATATTCTTTGCAACATTGCTCTTTGCGATGCCGCTCGGATTAGTTATTTATTTTGGTCGGGTCTCTAGCAATCCGATCATCCAGTCTATCACAAGATTATATATATCTTTAATGCGAGGCACCCCCTTAGTTTTACAATTACTTGTAATATACTTTGGTCCATATTATCTGTTTGGCATCAGCATTTCGCCTTCATATAAAATGGTTGCAGTCATCATTGGTTTTTCGATCAACTACGCTGCCTACTTTGCAGAGATTTATCGCGGCGGCATTGCCTCAATCGATAAGGGACAGTATGAAGCTGCAATGGCCCTTGGATACAATAAATGGCAAACCTTTTTTCTGATAATTTTACCTCAAGTGTTCAAGGTTATATTGCCTTCTATCACCAACGAGGTCATCACCTTAATCAAAGATACCACGCTTGCATTTGTTTTGGCTGTTGCAGAAATTTTCACCATTGCAAAGCAAATTGCCAGTGCCCAAACCACAATGTTACCTTTCGTTATAGCAGGGATATTCTACTTCGTCTTCAATTTTATAGTGCAAACTTTTATGGAAAAACTCGAGATGCGTCTCAGCTACTACGATTAA